From Lasioglossum baleicum chromosome 16, iyLasBale1, whole genome shotgun sequence:
TAGTAAAACGATGCCTATCATGTACTGTCGCAGTGTTTTAACTCTGTTTCTCTTGACGGCGGACAGAGCGAAGAAACTCAACAACAGACTGGAACACCATATATACTCCCAACACAGGGGCTGCAACAGAGAAGTTTGTTTTACACGTTCCCATAAGAAATCTGGTGAGGCATGTTTACCTGGGGCACTTGTAGCTCCTCGATCTCTAGTATAAATATGTCCAGATGATCTAGAATGTCGGCGGACAGTTTGGCAAGCATAACGAAGAAAAGAAGATAGTGAAAAAATATGCAATATTTCAGTCTTGATTTGTTTGTTGCGCTAAAACGAACAGTATTTGTgatttgtcttcgaaattgaTAGAAAACAGTTTTGAATgagaaagagaaatagagagatcgTGTTATGCGAGTTTCTATGAATTACCTGACTTGATAATGAATGGCAATTTTTAGTCTGTGATTGAAATCACTGCCGTCCGTGCCCAGAGCCTGGGACACCGTAACTTTCGATGCCATATTTTTTCAGTTGATCGTGAATAACACGTCGAAATTTACTTTCCTACGGGAGAAGATTTCGTGTAGACTATCTTGGAACAGTAATTTATGAGAAATTATTTGGTACTTCATTACCAACTatttttaaactatttttaaaCCTTTCAGAAGCCTCGTGGGTCACGGCTCTTCTCCCCTGTACAAATGTGTCACTTTTCATTAAGTCGAATTTCCATTTATCAGCAATCGAGACTTGTCGCTATTATTCATTTTCCTTTCGACTGGCTTTCAGATAATAGATTTGTGATTGTTGTACCCGGTTGTTTCATGGTTTAAAGCGAGTATGTGTGGATTTATCGGGTGGATTCATTTTAATCGAACTTATCGAGAAAAAGTAAATCAAAGTGATCAAAGT
This genomic window contains:
- the Jagn gene encoding jagunal, whose amino-acid sequence is MASKVTVSQALGTDGSDFNHRLKIAIHYQVSATNKSRLKYCIFFHYLLFFVMLAKLSADILDHLDIFILEIEELQVPQPLCWEYIWCSSLLLSFFALSAVKRNRVKTLRQYMIGIVLLGYGPLLYAVVYYFKDVWKYLTLGKSEEIHLWQELPYGLLWYAFILLASQVHSFSLYFSWNLLVAWKTRGTKKTD